A window of Acinonyx jubatus isolate Ajub_Pintada_27869175 chromosome B2, VMU_Ajub_asm_v1.0, whole genome shotgun sequence genomic DNA:
CTTGCTTATTTCTCTACTACCCAACTGCAGGGATGGGAGAGCCCATCTGCTGCATAGAGAATGGGAGACCTGGACGTCCACTCATGAATgaacctctctctccctgtgagTGAACAGTATTCAGCTCACAAAGCTGGGTGGTTATGTCATCGAAGGagacattttcttcttattcaagaaaaagaaggctGAAGGAGGCCAGTCAGGAGTATGAGAAGCTATGACTTTGACCTGGAAGCCTGTGGGGGGCAAAGGGTCAGCCTGAGGGAGGTGGCCCCTAACCTGGAGAATATaggtggtggggtggtggggtcCTTTGAGATACAGCCAAAGGCAGCAGATTCACCAGGTTCTGTCCTTTCTCAGAGCCACCTGAGGTGGCCATGTTTCCCAAGGAGCCTGTGGAGCTTGGACAGCCCAACACCCTCATCTGCCATGTGGACAAGTTCTTCCCACCTGTGCTCAATGTCACATGGCTGTGCAATGGGAAGACGGTCACCAAAGGTGTGGCTGAGAGCATCTTCCTGCCTAGCACAGAATTCAGGTTCCACAAGTTCCACTACCTGACCTTCATTCCCACGGCTGAAGTTGTCTATGACTGCAAGGTGGAGCACTGGGGCCTGGACCAGCCACTCCTTCAGCACTGGGGTATGGAGCCCCCTCCTTTTGTCAGCACTGTCCTGACACCCTCTCTATTTCCAGGATCCATCTTTCCACAGCACCTGCTTTTCTTAATCCCATGTGTTTTATTGCCACTTTATCCAAATTTCACTGGTGATCTCATTGTTTCTAACTCTTTATACCCCCAAACCTGAGGCCAGCTCCTGCTCTCTGCACTTTCTaactcttgtttttcctttgtgcCCCAGAGGCCCAGGAGCCTATGGAGGTGCCTGAGACAATGGAGACTGTGGTCTGTGCCCTGGGCCTGGTGGTGGGCGTGGCAGGCATCATCACTGGCACCATCATCCTGAAGACCAGGAGGCCCGACAACATCCCTGGGTGCAGGGGCCCCTGTGAGTTATCCCAGAGCTGGGGGTACTAGGGACACAGTGCAAAAGAGGAGGCAACATGGTATGGGTagtgggtgggaaggagaaaCACTTCAACAGGGGTTCTTTGAGAACTTCGCATTTCAGAATCACTGACCTAGATTAAAATAATACAGTTATAAAGAACATTAGTTGAGTTGCTTACTATTTACTAAGCTCTATTCTATAGGCttcttatgtattcatttatgtttGGAGGTTGATACCATTATTTCCCCATCATACAGAGCGGGAAGCAGACACGAGGAGGGTGAAGGaatctgtccaaggtcacacagcttgaaaGGTACAGAGTCTGGATTTGGATTTGGGCATTGGGGTTCCAGAGCTCCGTCTTATGCAATATGTAGATTACATCATCTAtggccattttctctctcccttacaATCTTCATagccttgattttcttttgttgtcgaAGTGATGTCTAGAACCttcaatactatgttaaacattTGTAATAATAAAGGATATCCTACCTTTTGCATAATCCTAAAATGAATGGATTTAATTTCTCCATAGATATATTTGCTATAGATTTTTGGTTTATAATCCTTGCCATGTGGTAAAATTGATCAAATTCTGTTTATGCAAGTATTGAGTTGAATTCATTTGAAgttaatatgaatgttattcttTGGTTTATTGACTTTTTGGGTCATATTATAGATTTTCTGACATTGAAACTTCACtgcattcctaggtattttgtgtgATCGAAGCCTACTGATATAAAGTAATGATGGTGATCAGCTAGGAATGCCTAGGGGCACTCGCTTGGGTCCCTACTACTTGTAGTGACAGGAGCCAATGTTGTGGCCCGATTGGCCCTTGTGGTTCTTATGACTGCAAGACAATCCTCAGCCACAACCATTAGggaactttgaaaaaaacaaggtttattaatttattactcACAAGTCCTGGAAGGCACTTGGCATGCCCAGAGCCACAAAGTGAGgtatggggggggagggagacacctGGGGATCTGTCATTTTTGGGGTTGAGGAAGGGGTGCCTCTGATTTCACAGGGTCACTCTTtgttggtgaatttaaaacataagagctGGAATTAAAGTGCAGGAAggcaggggtgcttgggtagttcagttggttaagcctccagcttcagctcaggtcatgatctcgcagtttgtgggtttgaggcccacatggggctctgtgctgacagctgggagcctggagcctgcttcggattctgtgtcttcctctctctctctgcccctcccccactcacactctgtctctctgactctgactctctctctctcaaaaataaacattaaaaattaaaaaaaaaaataaagtgcagatAGAGAAAAGCAGGGTCACTCAAGTGGTTATCCAGGTCACCCTGGGCTTTCTAAAAGGGGAACTTCATCAGGCAGGGGCCACCTGGCTCTTTATCTAGTTGTGTATCAGGACACCCTTGTCTTTTCAATGGATGTGTTTGAGATGGATGCCTTGGCAATCAAAAGCTTAATGTCCGGCACTtacattacaataaaataagctaatgGTCAGGGACTTAACACTATCCTAGGATAAACCTTATTTGATCGAAATGAATCATGCTTGTAATACATTGTTGAATTCAGTGACATGGCTGACATTAATCCATAATTTTCTTCTCATGTACTACGAGAAAATAGCTGGCTCTGAGAATAAAGATGCACCAGCCCCAGAAAATGATTTAGAAAGCTTTTGCTCCTTTTCTGTGTTCCAGAACAGCATGTATAAGAGAGGAAcgatttgtttttgaaatgccCTAGCTGGCACATTAGGACAGGGCAAAGTAGTCTTTGCTTCCCAAGCCTGTCTTTGATGCTCATTACTCTATTTTTCAGGTTCCTATTCCTTCCTGTAGTTTTTACCTTTGTGTtgttctagaaatgtatccatcTAATCtaaattttcagatttattggAATAGAATTGCTCATAACAagcctttttcatttaaaaatgtctgtgtttttccttttcattgtgaATCACCTACATTTTCCTTAAGAGTGTTGCCAGATGGATCTATCAACCTCTTTAAACCTTCCATTGAatcaaattttgattttgtttatcttcccTATTTTTGGTTTTCTAGCTCACTGAATTCTGCCCATGTCtctatcatttacatttttttttcttttgctgtctttctacttttccattcttttaatgGAAATGATTAGCACATTTGTTTTCAGGCTTCCTTTCCTGATAAGGTTTGTTTAAAACCTAGACATTTTCTCCTAGgcactactttttttaaaaaattgttttaaatgtttattcttgagacagagacagacagacagacagacagagcatgagtggggaaggggcagagtgagagagggacacagaatctgaagcaggttccaggctctgaactgtcagcacagagcctgacacagggctcaacccaaagactgtaagatcatgacctgagccaaagtcagatgcttaactgactgagccacccaggcaccgctgctCTTGTTCTTTTATAGGTGCAACTGCTCTCTCTGCAAAtgttgagaattttctttttgtctttgaagttcttacaattttcttataatgttattagatatgtttttaaaagagatgtttttaaaaaatctatttgtcATCAATGCACCATGTCAAAGCTATTTCATCTTTCTATAAAGCCTGgaaatcttttcatctttttttactattttctccaCTTTCTAGGTGTCTAATTATCCAAATGCCAGAATGTTAGTTTCTATCCTTCATGTCTCAtagcttttcttttatatttcctattgtttaatttttcatattgcCCTCGAGAGCATTCCTCTGTTGGGCCTCTTCTTTATTAATTATTCTCCAGTTGTGGACATGACAATAGTTGTTTCATGCAAATATTCTTTATTCCAACCATTCTTAAAACTCAGTTTTTCTGcttgatttattgatttcttgtttttgcCTCAAATTACGAATATTCTCCtttgcctctctttttaaaaccttttcttgTGAACCGGCAGACATATGtaagaaatacacaaaacagtAAGGCACAGCCAATGATTATCAAGCAAACACCCATGTAGCTACTACTTttgtcaagaaatagaacattgccAATACCCCAGAGGCCCTTAGGTCAGTAGGTAATTTGTAAACCTTTTAGGAGCTGGAAGCTCCTTTTACTCACAAAGCCTAGCATAGTTCCTTATACAAAGTAGGTCCTCAATACAGGTGTCTGGTATAAGTgagtaatatattatttatttaatgtgtacttattgaGTACTTTGTTACCGCCAAAGATTCCAACTCTTTTGAAATTAGATACAGCCATGTGATTTACTTTGGATAACAAAATGTGAGAAGTGACATGTTATTTCTGGGAGGGATCATTAAGAGCCAGTGTATGATTCATTAGGGCCCTTTACTCTGCTTGGGAACTTATGGGGGCAGGTGTCGAAGAAGGTCTCTCAACCCATCTCCCTGAGCAACTACAATTAGCAGAGCTACCCTCCTGGCACACTGGACATGTAGCACGAGTGAAAACTAGACACCCTGTGATTTGTACATCAGTACCGCCtctcttattttcattatataaaatgtaagaaagagAAGTGTTCAGAGAGACTCCAAAGAAGCAGAGTGGCAGGAAAGTTAGAAGAATATTTCATCGCCTAAGGCAAGGGAGCAGAAGTTCCAGGAAGGAGGAAGTAGCTAATGATGCTACGTGTTTATCATCTGGCAGGTATGGTAAGTATCCACCGGGCCGGTATTGAAGGGTTATTGGTGACCCTTTAAAGAGCAGCCCACTCCTACCTCCTTCAACTTTCATCATCTCGTTGCTGGGCCTCACTGTCTCAGGAGTTTCAGAGCACG
This region includes:
- the LOC106976069 gene encoding HLA class II histocompatibility antigen, DP alpha 1 chain, whose product is MHLEDIRRQTQVMILQVISLAALLSPHGTGAIRVGHVSTYVQFVQTHRPSGEYMFEFDEDEQFYVDLDKKETIWHLPEFIRAFNFDAWRGIADIVTAKKNLNTLIQRSNHTRATNEPPEVAMFPKEPVELGQPNTLICHVDKFFPPVLNVTWLCNGKTVTKGVAESIFLPSTEFRFHKFHYLTFIPTAEVVYDCKVEHWGLDQPLLQHWEAQEPMEVPETMETVVCALGLVVGVAGIITGTIILKTRRPDNIPGCRGP